The sequence GGGCCCTGTCCAATTGTCGGCGCTGCGCTGCTCCACGGCAAGCCTGTCCCCCCTGCTATTTCGCGATGCAGAACGAAGTTCCGCAAATTTCATGCGCAAGATAGTTTCGCGATCTGAAACGCACAAGCGCAAACTCCGGCGGCGGAACCGGCAGGCGCGGTGCGCCGCAACGTCACGGCACCGCCCAGCGGCGCGCCGAAGGGCTCAGCCGTAGATGAAGCAGCGACCGGGCACGGCGTCGGCCGGCAGCGGCTGTTCTTTCAGGCGGTCGAAATACATCCGGTCGGAAGAGACCATCAGCCCGCCGGTGGCCAGCAAGGGCTCGATCAGCGGCGAGACCAGCCGCGCGAAGGCGTCGTTCTTTTCGAGGTTGTGCCCGCCGAGGTCCGCGTGGATCAGCGCCACTGTCGGACCGAACCGTTTCAGTGCCCGCGGCAAAGTCGTGCGCACATCGCCGAGGATCAGCATGTCGTCCGGCGGCGTGCTGTCGGGATGCGCGGCGACCGCGCGCTCGAATACGAAGATCGGACGCGTGCCCATCGTCTCGCGCATGTGGTGGTAGGTCCGGCCGTTGCCGAGACCCAGTTCGAACACCGGGCCCTCCAGATGGGCGGTCGCGGCTGCGGCGTGGTCGAGACACGCGCGTTGCGACACCATGCGGTTGATAAAGACGTCGAGGCGGCTCATCCGGTTCTCCTTTCGCGGTTGCTGCCTTCATGGCGCAGAGCGCCCGGGATGTGAAGCTTTCACGGCAGGCCGCCCGCGGCTCTGGACCTGCGGCGCGGAATAGGTTTCACTCCGTCAGGTTGACCATTGGTCCTGACGGGATGCTGATGCCTTCATTGCTCGACGTGGACGCCCTTACAATCGGCTTCGGCACCGCTCCCCCGGTTGTCGACGGTGTGAGCTTTTCCGTCCACGCCGGCGAAACGCTGGCGCTGGTCGGCGAAAGCGGGTCCGGCAAGACGCTGACCTGCCGGGCGGTGCTGCGGATCCTCCCCGAGACGGCCCAACTGCGGGGCGGTCGCATAGATTTCCGGCAACCGAGCGGCGACATGAACCTGCTGACCTGTTCCAGCCGTCAGATGCGGCGGATCAGGGGCAACCGGATCGCCATGATTTTCCAGGAACCGATGCGGTCGCTGTCCCCGCTTCACAGGCTGGGCAACCAGGTGGGCGAGGTGTTGCGCATCCACCGCAGCCTTGGCCGCGCCGAAACGAAGCGCAGGGTGCTGGAGCAATTCGAGAAGGTCGGCTTTGCCGATCCGGAACGCGCGTGGCGCAGCTACCCTTTCGAGATGTCGGGCGGGATGCGGCAGCGCGCGATGATCGCCATGGCGATGGTGGCAGAGCCGGAGTTGCTGATCGCCGACGAACCCACCACGGCGCTGGACGTGACCACGCAGGCGCAGGTGCTGGGCCTGATCCGCAATCTCCAGCAGGAAACCGGCATGGCGGTGATCCTCGTGACCCATGATCTGGGGGTGGTCGCCAACATGGCGCAGCAGGTGGTGGTGATGAACAGGGGCCGCGTGATGGAAAGGGGCCGCGCCGAAGAGGTGCTCGGCGCACCGTCCCACGGCTATACCCGCAAGCTCTTTGCCGCGGCGCCGCGCATACCCGACGTGGCCCAGCCGGCCCGCGCGCTCGATCACCGGGACGTGATCCTCGATCTGCGGCAGGTGTCCAAGACCTATACGATGCGCGCGGGGGGCTGGCGCAAACCGGTCACCGTCGCCGCCTGCCGGGACGTCAACCTGCAGGTGATCCGGGGCAAGACGCTGGCGGTCGTCGGCGAAAGCGGCTCGGGCAAGACGACCTGCGCGCGCATCGCGCTGGGGGCGGAGCGCCCCGACCCCGGTGGCGAGGTGCTGTTCACCCCCGACCGGGGCGACACGCCCCTGCCTGTGCACGACATGACCCCCGGCCAGCGAACCGCGTTCCAGCGTCAGGCGCAGATGGTGTTTCAGGACCCCTATTCATCGCTCTCGCCCCGGATGCGGGTACAGAGCGCCATGGTGGAGCCGATGCAGATCCACGGAATCGGCACCGCTGCGGAACAGCGCGAAAAGGCGGCGGAGATGCTGCGCTGGGTGGGGTTGAATCCCGACATGCTGCGCCGATACCCGCATGCCTTTTCCGGCGGGCAGCGGCAGCGGCTTTCCATCGCGCGTGCGCTGACGCTCGATCCCAAGCTGCTGATCTGCGACGAGCCGACCTCGGCGCTCGACGTGTCGGTGCAGGACCAGATCCTGACACTGCTCGAAGACATTCGCGACCGCGCCGCCCTGAGCTATCTTTTCATCAGTCACGATCTGGCCGTCGTCGCGCGCATCGCGGACGAGGTCGCGGTGATGCGGGCGGGCGTGATCGTGGAGCAGGCACCGCCCAAGACCCTGTTCTACAACCCGCGCCACCCCTACACGCAGGCGCTGATCGCCGCGCAGCCGGAGCCGGACCTGTCGCGGCCCATCGACCTCGGCCTCGTCGCCAAGGGAGCGGGATCGCCGGCGAGCTGGCCCGAGCAATTCCGCTTCGACGGCACCGACGCCCCGATGCTGCGCGAGCTCGATCCCGGACATATGGTGAGGTGCCATGCGTAGCCTGATTGCCTGCTTGATACTCTTCGTGATGGCGCAGACGGCCCTCGCCCAGCCCCTGCCGGCATTGCAGGAAAGCTCCTTCTGGCAGATGGAGATCGACCGCGGCGATCTGCCCCCGGTGGCGGAGCGGATCCCCGAGACACCGCTTGTCGTGGACCTGCCCGCCAAGGGGCGCAGCTTCGGGCACCAGGGCGGCACGCTGAGGACGATGGTATCGCGTGCCAAGGACGTGCGGCAGATGGTGATCTACGGCTACGCCCGTCTGGTGGGTTACGATACAAGCTACGAGCTTTATCCCGACATCCTGCGGGACGTGGAGGTGGTGGACGACCGCAAGTACACCTTGCACCTGCGGCCCGGCCACCGCTGGTCCGACGGGGTGCCCTTCACCTCGGAGGATTTCCGGTACTGGTGGGAAAACGTGGCCAACGACGAACGGATCACGCCGACCGGCCCGCCCGAGTTCATGTACGTCGACGGCGTGCTGGGCAGCGTGACCTTCCCCGACCGATACACCGTCGTTTTCGAATGGCCGACCCCCAATGCCAATTTCCTGCCCCTCCTGGCGCAGGCGGCGCCGCCGTTCATCTACCGGCCCGCGCATTACCTCAAGCAGTTCCACGGTGATTTCGCGGACCCCGACGCGCTCAAGCTCGAGACCCGCAAGGCCCGCGTCAAGAGCTGGGCGGCGCTGCATAACCGGGTCGATGCGATGTACAAGTTCGACAATCCCCAGCAGCCGACGCTTCAGCCCTGGATCAACGCCAGCGGCACGACCTCGCGGCAGGTGTTCGTGCGCAACCCCTATTACCACCGGATCGACGCCCGGGGCGTGCAGCTGCCCTATATCGACGTGGTGGAGATGAGCATCGTCGGCGGCGGGCTGGTCGCGGCCAAGGCCAACGCGGGAGAGGCCGATCTGCAGGCCCGCGGGCTCGACTTTCCCGACATCTCGATCCTCAAGAAGGGCGAAGCCGACGGCGGCAATTACCGCACCCTGCTGTGGGGCAACGGGGCGGCGAGCCAGATCGCGATCTATCCCAATCTCAACTTCAACGACCCGGTCTGGCGCGAGGTGATGCGCGATGTCCGGTTCCGCCGCGCCCTGAGCCTCGGGATCGACCGGCACATGATCAACCGCGCACTCTACTTCGGCCTTGCCGCAGAGGGCGGCATGACCGCGTTGTCCTCCAGCCCGCTGTTCGACCCCGAGGATCTGAGGAAATGGTCCGACATGGACCTGTCTGCGGCCAATGCCCTGCTGGACCAGATGGGCCTGACCGAACGCACCTCGGACGGGCTGCGCAAGTTGCCCGACGGCCGACCGATGGAGTTCATCGTCGAGACGGCCGGCGAGCGGCAGGAAGTGGAGAACGCGCTGGCCATCGTCACCGACACATGGCGCGACCTCGGCATCAAGCTGGTGATGCGCCCTCTCGACCGGGACATCCTGCGCAACCGCGTGTTCGCGGGCGTCACCATGTCCGCGGTGTGGTATGGCTGGGACAACGGCCTGCCCTCCGCCTCCACGTCGCCCATGTATCTCGCCCCCACCGACCAGGTCTTCTTTGCCTGGCCGAAATGGGGGCAGTACTATCAGTCGGGCGGCGAAGTGGGCGAGCCACCCGACATACCTGCGGCGCAGCGTCTGATGGCGCTTTCGGATCAATGGAACCATACGTTCGACCGGGAGGAACGCCGCGCCATCTGGGCCGAGATGCTGGATATCCACGCCGACCAGCAATTCGGCATCGGCATCCTGTCGGAGGCGCCCCAGCCCGTGGTGGTGAACAAGAACCTGCGCAACGTTCCCGAGACCGGCATCTGGGCGTTCGAGCCGGGGGCGCATTTCGGTGTGCACCGGATCGATGAATTCTACTTCGAAGACGCGCCGCAGCAGGTGACGCAATGACCTTTCTGCGCTACGCGGTCTACCGGTTCCTCACCATGCTGCTCACGCTCTGGGTGGTGTCGATACTGGTCTTCATCATCATCAACCTGCCGCCCGGCGACTACCTGTCGAACCAGATTGCCGAGCTTCGCGCGACGGGGCAGGCCGAAGGCGTGGCCAAGGCCGAGTTCCTGCGGACGGAATACGCGCTCGACCGGCCTTTGTGGGAGCAA is a genomic window of Sulfitobacter alexandrii containing:
- a CDS encoding class I SAM-dependent methyltransferase gives rise to the protein MSRLDVFINRMVSQRACLDHAAAATAHLEGPVFELGLGNGRTYHHMRETMGTRPIFVFERAVAAHPDSTPPDDMLILGDVRTTLPRALKRFGPTVALIHADLGGHNLEKNDAFARLVSPLIEPLLATGGLMVSSDRMYFDRLKEQPLPADAVPGRCFIYG
- a CDS encoding ABC transporter ATP-binding protein, with the translated sequence MPSLLDVDALTIGFGTAPPVVDGVSFSVHAGETLALVGESGSGKTLTCRAVLRILPETAQLRGGRIDFRQPSGDMNLLTCSSRQMRRIRGNRIAMIFQEPMRSLSPLHRLGNQVGEVLRIHRSLGRAETKRRVLEQFEKVGFADPERAWRSYPFEMSGGMRQRAMIAMAMVAEPELLIADEPTTALDVTTQAQVLGLIRNLQQETGMAVILVTHDLGVVANMAQQVVVMNRGRVMERGRAEEVLGAPSHGYTRKLFAAAPRIPDVAQPARALDHRDVILDLRQVSKTYTMRAGGWRKPVTVAACRDVNLQVIRGKTLAVVGESGSGKTTCARIALGAERPDPGGEVLFTPDRGDTPLPVHDMTPGQRTAFQRQAQMVFQDPYSSLSPRMRVQSAMVEPMQIHGIGTAAEQREKAAEMLRWVGLNPDMLRRYPHAFSGGQRQRLSIARALTLDPKLLICDEPTSALDVSVQDQILTLLEDIRDRAALSYLFISHDLAVVARIADEVAVMRAGVIVEQAPPKTLFYNPRHPYTQALIAAQPEPDLSRPIDLGLVAKGAGSPASWPEQFRFDGTDAPMLRELDPGHMVRCHA
- a CDS encoding ABC transporter substrate-binding protein, with translation MRSLIACLILFVMAQTALAQPLPALQESSFWQMEIDRGDLPPVAERIPETPLVVDLPAKGRSFGHQGGTLRTMVSRAKDVRQMVIYGYARLVGYDTSYELYPDILRDVEVVDDRKYTLHLRPGHRWSDGVPFTSEDFRYWWENVANDERITPTGPPEFMYVDGVLGSVTFPDRYTVVFEWPTPNANFLPLLAQAAPPFIYRPAHYLKQFHGDFADPDALKLETRKARVKSWAALHNRVDAMYKFDNPQQPTLQPWINASGTTSRQVFVRNPYYHRIDARGVQLPYIDVVEMSIVGGGLVAAKANAGEADLQARGLDFPDISILKKGEADGGNYRTLLWGNGAASQIAIYPNLNFNDPVWREVMRDVRFRRALSLGIDRHMINRALYFGLAAEGGMTALSSSPLFDPEDLRKWSDMDLSAANALLDQMGLTERTSDGLRKLPDGRPMEFIVETAGERQEVENALAIVTDTWRDLGIKLVMRPLDRDILRNRVFAGVTMSAVWYGWDNGLPSASTSPMYLAPTDQVFFAWPKWGQYYQSGGEVGEPPDIPAAQRLMALSDQWNHTFDREERRAIWAEMLDIHADQQFGIGILSEAPQPVVVNKNLRNVPETGIWAFEPGAHFGVHRIDEFYFEDAPQQVTQ